A stretch of DNA from Candidatus Saccharimonadales bacterium:
GGGAGATCGACCACGGATCTTCAACCAGGTTACGGCAGTGCACAACGTCAAAGAGCTGGCCAGCCTGGTGGCTAAAGCGACCAAATCTAAGATCGACTATCTACCCAACCCACGAAGAGAAGATACCAAAAACGACCTCGTCGTCGACAATAGCCAGTTCCTGAAACTCGGACTGAATCCGACTACGCTCTCACAAGGCCTTATGGACGAGGTAAGCAATATAGCCACGAAGTATATAGACCGCGCCGACAAGTCAAAGATCCCAGCCACCTCAAAGTGGCGTGAGCGGATGTAGCAGATACGCCCTGGTTAAGATAGAATGGGGTAACATGCTTTATCTAATCTGCGCTATTGCACTGCTTGTAGTAGTGGCCATTCTTGGTCGTTCTTATAAAGCGGCACACGTTGTTCACTTCGACCAAAAGGTCAAAGAGTACATCAAGAAGATCCCCGACCCAATCGGTCTTTCCTTGACCGTCTTAAGCTGGCTCACGAGACCACTCTTTCTGGGCTTCTACGCTGCAGTCGTCTTCATCTGCCTATGGCTGCTTGGTCCTCATTCACAGAATATGTACCTGCTGGGAACGATCGTCGGAATGGCTAGCATCGAAGGCGCCAAGCAGGTCATCAGACGACCGAGGATTGACGACCCGAATGTTCTGAAGAACGGCATCAATAGCTTCAGCTATCCAAGTGGGCATGCAGGTAGCTCACTCCTCTTCGCGATGGTCATATCGACACTCTACCCAATCGCTCCGCTAGTCGTCGTTCTGATGGTTGGGGCAATATGTGTCGGCATCTCGCGTATTTATATCCGAGTTCATTATGCGAGCGATGTTCTTGGTGGTTGGTTGATGGCCGTAGCAGTCTATAGTCTGCTACTGTATTTCGGACTCAAAT
This window harbors:
- a CDS encoding phosphatase PAP2 family protein produces the protein MLYLICAIALLVVVAILGRSYKAAHVVHFDQKVKEYIKKIPDPIGLSLTVLSWLTRPLFLGFYAAVVFICLWLLGPHSQNMYLLGTIVGMASIEGAKQVIRRPRIDDPNVLKNGINSFSYPSGHAGSSLLFAMVISTLYPIAPLVVVLMVGAICVGISRIYIRVHYASDVLGGWLMAVAVYSLLLYFGLK